The following are encoded in a window of Lagenorhynchus albirostris chromosome 3, mLagAlb1.1, whole genome shotgun sequence genomic DNA:
- the TNFSF14 gene encoding tumor necrosis factor ligand superfamily member 14, whose protein sequence is MEETVVRPSVFMVDGQTDIPFTRLGHRRRRQPCSAARLGLGLLLLLLTTGVAVQGWFLLQLHWRLEVMAAPLQDRGAGSWDQLVQDRRPQRANPTAHLTGANSSLTGSGGPLLWETKLGLAFLRGLTYRDGALVIAQAGYYYIYSKVQLGGVGCPQRLTGGLPITHGLYKRTARYPEELELLVSRRSPCGRASSPRVWWDSSFLGGVVHLDAGEEVVVRVPDESLVRVRDGTRSYFGAFMV, encoded by the exons ATGGAGGAGACAGTGGTGAGGCCCTCGGTGTTCATGGTGGATGGACAGACGGACATCCCTTTCACAAGGCTGGGGCACAGACGCAGGAGACAGCCCTGCAGTGCAGCCCGGCTGGGCCTgggcctcctgctgctgctgttgacGACCGGAGTGGCTGTCCAGGGCTGGTTCCTGCTGCAGCTACACTGGCGCCTGGAGGTGATGGCCGCCCCCCTGCAG GACAGAGGTGCAGGATCCTGGGATCAGCTGGTGCAAG ATCGGAGGCCCCAGCGGGCCAACCCGACAGCACACCTCACAG GGGCCAACTCCAGCCTGACAGGCAGCGGGGGCCCGCTGCTGTGGGAGACGAAACTGGGCCTGGCCTTCCTGAGGGGCCTCACTTACCGGGACGGTGCCCTGGTCATCGCCCAGGCCGGCTACTATTACATCTACTCCAAGGTGCAGCTGGGCGGCGTGGGCTGCCCCCAGAGGCTGACTGGCGGCCTGCCCATCACCCACGGCCTCTACAAGCGCACGGCCCGCTACCCCGAGGAGCTGGAGCTGCTGGTCAGCCGGCGGTCACCCTGTGGGCGAGCAAGCAGCCCCCGGGTCTGGTGGGACAGCAGCTTCCTGGGCGGAGTGGTCCACCTGGATGCCGGAGAGGAGGTGGTGGTGCGCGTGCCTGATGAGAGCCTGGTGCGAGTCCGCGATGGTACGCGGTCCTACTTCGGGGCGTTCATGGTGTGA